Proteins encoded in a region of the Zea mays cultivar B73 chromosome 4, Zm-B73-REFERENCE-NAM-5.0, whole genome shotgun sequence genome:
- the LOC100274719 gene encoding uncharacterized protein LOC100274719 precursor gives MAQLMRSCITEFIAAPLLVLLILASTSPSFQVHVKGDDGRQHGSPALRQRLAAATCFETTAGFCWVKQCQSFCASKGFNAASAFCYKRPGSGRLHLWQCCCQP, from the exons ATGGCACAACTCATGAGAAGCTGCATCACAGAATTTATAGCCGCTCCTCTCTTGGTTCTTTTGATCTTGGCTTCAACGTCTCCGTCCTTTCAAG TGCATGTGAAGGGCGACGATGGCCGTCAACATGGATCGCCGGCGCTTCGGCAGCGACTGGCGGCGGCGACGTGCTTCGAGACCACTGCCGGCTTCTGTTGGGTGAAGCAATGCCAGAGTTTCTGCGCATCAAAAGGCTTCAACGCCGCGAGTGCTTTCTGCTATAAACGGCCTGGTTCTGGCCGTCTTCATCTCTGGCAGTGCTGCTGCCAACCATAA